The following are encoded together in the Malaya genurostris strain Urasoe2022 chromosome 3, Malgen_1.1, whole genome shotgun sequence genome:
- the LOC131438684 gene encoding cuticle protein 76-like — protein MFKFIVLLAAVAVCQAAYSLNPAGPTYAGIHTPAITSQQSNILRTYGNLGQISSHSKTIDTPYSSVSKSDVRISNPGLAVGHVAAAYPAAYPAAYHAPALAAHAYGHPAVYGAPAVKAVTGAGLLGVAYSAAPAVAAMTYSNGLGISYAY, from the exons Atgttcaaa TTCATCGTTCTGCTAGCCGCCGTTGCCGTGTGCCAGGCTGCCTACTCTCTTAACCCAGCTGGACCTACGTACGCCGGTATCCACACGCCAGCCATCACCAGCCAACAGTCCAACATCCTGCGTACCTACGGAAACCTCGGACAGATCTCGTCACACTCCAAGACTATTGATACCCCATATTCGTCAGTTAGCAAGTCCGATGTCCGCATCAGCAACCCAGGATTAGCTGTCGGACATGTGGCCGCTGCTTACCCAGCTGCTTATCCAGCTGCTTACCATGCTCCAGCTCTGGCTGCCCATGCCTATGGCCACCCAGCTGTGTACGGTGCCCCAGCCGTTAAGGCTGTCACTGGTGCTGGACTTTTGGGAGTTGCCTACTCGGCTGCCCCAGCTGTCGCTGCTATGACCTACAGCAACGGACTTGGAATCAGTTATGCCTATTAA
- the LOC131434419 gene encoding LIM domain-binding protein 2 isoform X1: MIGLSRRGVNAGPPLSLPSTLEDSTNNWKGTPTGPTDPSQQPGGPGGAGGPGGGGPGGGGPGGGGVNNFGGPGGGNFGGPVFPAAGQGSPAGGSGANSYQNVPPGTGSNTPQYTASPAPSGSSTPGPGPPQNVGSGFPPPNAGGGGPAPYNGPGGPVGGGPFGSPSANGPQFGRPGSSGSAFGSGPHFTSPGGPGSFGGPQFGLPPGSPFGHGPNGPNMGGPMNQGHMMSGPQPVDRMDQSQLNVPRRHAYFGQPDYRIYELNKRLQQRTEESDNIWWDSFANEFFEDDATLTLTFCLEDGPKRYTIGRTLIPRYFRSIFEGGVTELYFNLRHSKESFHNTSITLDCDQCTMETLHGKPMYTKVFTEGRLILEFTFDDLMRIKSWHFAVRAHRELIPRSVVAMHTQQPDPSMLEQLTKNITRQGITNSTLNYLRLCVILEPMQELMSRHKAYSLSPRDCLKTTLFQKWQRMVAPPVLKVPNSISDAQRPANKRRKRKGSSSGAGAGNAGPPVPSKKRSPGPNFSLASQDVMVVGEPSLMGGEFGEEDERMITRLENTQYDAANSLEHDSHNAFGGHNDSPMTGGGPGGPNSWQVDRGGGPGQPNNSGPASQESDKKSPSVSQ, from the exons GATTAAGTCGTCGTGGAGTGAATGCTGGACCGCCATTGAGCTTGCCATCTACACTGGAGGACTCTACGAATAATTGGAAAGGTACACCTACGGGACCTACCGATCCATCACAGCAACCCGGTGGACCCGGTGGTGCTGGTGGTCCTGGTGGTGGTGGGCCTGGTGGTGGTGGTCCTGGTGGCGGCGGTGTCAACAACTTTGGCGGTCCTGGTGGAGGAAACTTCGGCGGGCCCGTGTTTCCTGCCGCTGGCCAGGGTTCTCCTGCGGGAGGATCCGGTGCCAATAGCTATCAGAATGTCCCTCCTGGAACTGGCTCAAACACCCCGCAGTATACAGCGTCGCCCGCTCCTTCCGGGTCCAGTACGCCTGGTCCCGGTCCACCACAGAACGTAGGTTCCGGTTTTCCACCACCAAACGCTGGTGGAGGTGGCCCTGCACCGTACAATGGACCTGGAGGTCCTGTTGGTGGCGGTCCATTCGGCTCACCGTCCGCTAATGGTCCACAGTTCGGTCGACCCGGCAGCTCGGGATCGGCCTTCGGCAGTGGGCCACATTTCACGTCACCTGGTGGCCCAGGTAGCTTCGGTGGCCCTCAGTTCGGACTACCTCCAGGGTCACCATTCGGTCATGGGCCAAATGGTCCAAACATGGGTGGCCCGATGAATCAAGGACACATGATGAGTGGTCCGCAACCAGTTGATCGGATGGATCAGAG TCAATTGAACGTACCCAGAAGGCATGCATACTTTGGACAACCTGACTATAGAATATATGAATTAAATAAGCGATTACAGCAAAGAACTGAA GAAAGTGATAACATTTGGTGGGATTCGTTTGCGAACGAATTCTTCGAAGACGATGCAACCCTAACACTAACATTTTGCTTGGAAGATGGACCAAAAAGATATA CTATAGGACGCACACTAATTCCTCGTTATTTTCGAAGTATCTTCGAAGGTGGCGTAACGGAACTGTACTTTAATCTGAGACACTCGAAGGAGTCGTTTCACAATACCTCCATTACGCTTGACTGCGACCAATGCACGATGGAAACGCTTCATGGGAAACCCATGTATACCAAG GTATTCACCGAGGGCCGGCTGATACTGGAGTTCACCTTCGATGACTTGATGAGGATAAAATCGTGGCACTTTGCCGTGCGAGCGCACCGGGAGCTGATACCTCGTTCTGTGGTTGCCATGCACACTCAGCAACCGGATCCGTCTATGCTGGAACAACTGACGAAGAATATCACCAGACAAGGAATTACCAACTCGACACTAAATTATCTGCGC CTATGTGTGATATTAGAACCGATGCAGGAATTAATGTCCAGACACAAAGCGTACTCACTAAGTCCGCGGGATTGCTTAAAGACGACACTGTTCCAAAAGTGGCAACGGATGGTAGCGCCACCCG TGTTGAAAGTACCAAATTCCATTTCAGATGCGCAACGTCCTGCCAACAAACGGAGAAAACGCAAAGGGTCGAGCTCAGGAGCAGGGGCAGGAAATGCCGGTCCGCCAGTGCCGAGCAAGAAACGATCGCCCGGACCGAACTTCTCGCTGGCGTCTCAG GACGTAATGGTGGTTGGTGAgccttcactaatgggcggcgaATTCGGCGAAGAGGATGAACGGATGATAACCAGGCTAGAGAATACGCAGTATGATGCAGCCAACTCATTGGAACATGATAGCCACAACGCTTTTGGTGGTCACAATGATTCCCCGATGACGGGCGGGGGTCCTGGGGGTCCCAACTCGTGGCAAGTCGATCGGGGTGGTGGTCCTGGACAGCCCAACAACAGTGGACCAGCCAGTCAGGAATCGGACAAGAAAAGTCCTTCGGTGTCCCAGTGA
- the LOC131434419 gene encoding LIM domain-binding protein 2 isoform X2 translates to MIGLSRRGVNAGPPLSLPSTLEDSTNNWKGTPTGPTDPSQQPGGPGGAGGPGGGGPGGGGPGGGGVNNFGGPGGGNFGGPVFPAAGQGSPAGGSGANSYQNVPPGTGSNTPQYTASPAPSGSSTPGPGPPQNVGSGFPPPNAGGGGPAPYNGPGGPVGGGPFGSPSANGPQFGRPGSSGSAFGSGPHFTSPGGPGSFGGPQFGLPPGSPFGHGPNGPNMGGPMNQGHMMSGPQPVDRMDQSQLNVPRRHAYFGQPDYRIYELNKRLQQRTEESDNIWWDSFANEFFEDDATLTLTFCLEDGPKRYTIGRTLIPRYFRSIFEGGVTELYFNLRHSKESFHNTSITLDCDQCTMETLHGKPMYTKVFTEGRLILEFTFDDLMRIKSWHFAVRAHRELIPRSVVAMHTQQPDPSMLEQLTKNITRQGITNSTLNYLRLCVILEPMQELMSRHKAYSLSPRDCLKTTLFQKWQRMVAPPDAQRPANKRRKRKGSSSGAGAGNAGPPVPSKKRSPGPNFSLASQDVMVVGEPSLMGGEFGEEDERMITRLENTQYDAANSLEHDSHNAFGGHNDSPMTGGGPGGPNSWQVDRGGGPGQPNNSGPASQESDKKSPSVSQ, encoded by the exons GATTAAGTCGTCGTGGAGTGAATGCTGGACCGCCATTGAGCTTGCCATCTACACTGGAGGACTCTACGAATAATTGGAAAGGTACACCTACGGGACCTACCGATCCATCACAGCAACCCGGTGGACCCGGTGGTGCTGGTGGTCCTGGTGGTGGTGGGCCTGGTGGTGGTGGTCCTGGTGGCGGCGGTGTCAACAACTTTGGCGGTCCTGGTGGAGGAAACTTCGGCGGGCCCGTGTTTCCTGCCGCTGGCCAGGGTTCTCCTGCGGGAGGATCCGGTGCCAATAGCTATCAGAATGTCCCTCCTGGAACTGGCTCAAACACCCCGCAGTATACAGCGTCGCCCGCTCCTTCCGGGTCCAGTACGCCTGGTCCCGGTCCACCACAGAACGTAGGTTCCGGTTTTCCACCACCAAACGCTGGTGGAGGTGGCCCTGCACCGTACAATGGACCTGGAGGTCCTGTTGGTGGCGGTCCATTCGGCTCACCGTCCGCTAATGGTCCACAGTTCGGTCGACCCGGCAGCTCGGGATCGGCCTTCGGCAGTGGGCCACATTTCACGTCACCTGGTGGCCCAGGTAGCTTCGGTGGCCCTCAGTTCGGACTACCTCCAGGGTCACCATTCGGTCATGGGCCAAATGGTCCAAACATGGGTGGCCCGATGAATCAAGGACACATGATGAGTGGTCCGCAACCAGTTGATCGGATGGATCAGAG TCAATTGAACGTACCCAGAAGGCATGCATACTTTGGACAACCTGACTATAGAATATATGAATTAAATAAGCGATTACAGCAAAGAACTGAA GAAAGTGATAACATTTGGTGGGATTCGTTTGCGAACGAATTCTTCGAAGACGATGCAACCCTAACACTAACATTTTGCTTGGAAGATGGACCAAAAAGATATA CTATAGGACGCACACTAATTCCTCGTTATTTTCGAAGTATCTTCGAAGGTGGCGTAACGGAACTGTACTTTAATCTGAGACACTCGAAGGAGTCGTTTCACAATACCTCCATTACGCTTGACTGCGACCAATGCACGATGGAAACGCTTCATGGGAAACCCATGTATACCAAG GTATTCACCGAGGGCCGGCTGATACTGGAGTTCACCTTCGATGACTTGATGAGGATAAAATCGTGGCACTTTGCCGTGCGAGCGCACCGGGAGCTGATACCTCGTTCTGTGGTTGCCATGCACACTCAGCAACCGGATCCGTCTATGCTGGAACAACTGACGAAGAATATCACCAGACAAGGAATTACCAACTCGACACTAAATTATCTGCGC CTATGTGTGATATTAGAACCGATGCAGGAATTAATGTCCAGACACAAAGCGTACTCACTAAGTCCGCGGGATTGCTTAAAGACGACACTGTTCCAAAAGTGGCAACGGATGGTAGCGCCACCCG ATGCGCAACGTCCTGCCAACAAACGGAGAAAACGCAAAGGGTCGAGCTCAGGAGCAGGGGCAGGAAATGCCGGTCCGCCAGTGCCGAGCAAGAAACGATCGCCCGGACCGAACTTCTCGCTGGCGTCTCAG GACGTAATGGTGGTTGGTGAgccttcactaatgggcggcgaATTCGGCGAAGAGGATGAACGGATGATAACCAGGCTAGAGAATACGCAGTATGATGCAGCCAACTCATTGGAACATGATAGCCACAACGCTTTTGGTGGTCACAATGATTCCCCGATGACGGGCGGGGGTCCTGGGGGTCCCAACTCGTGGCAAGTCGATCGGGGTGGTGGTCCTGGACAGCCCAACAACAGTGGACCAGCCAGTCAGGAATCGGACAAGAAAAGTCCTTCGGTGTCCCAGTGA